GTGGTGCCCACCTCGCGCAGCGTGGCGCCCGACTGGCGCATCACGTCCGGGACGCGGAACCCGCCGCCAATCTCCACCAGCTCGCCGCGCGAAATCACCACCTCGCGGCCATTGGCCAGGCCGCTCAGGATCAGCAGCGTCGCCGCGGCGTTGTTGTTGACGACGATGGCGGCTTCGGCGCCGGTGAGGGTGGTGAGCAGCGACTCGGCGTGGACCGTGCGCGAGCCGCGCGTCCCGGCCGCCAGGTCGTATTCAAGGTTCGAGTAGCCCGCGGCGATGGCCGCGGCGCGTTGCAGGGCGGCGGGCGCCAGCGGCGCACGGCCCAGGTTGGTGTGAATCACGACCCCGGTCGCGTTGATGACCGGCCGCAGCGACCCGCGCGCAGATGCTGCCAGCGACTCGCGCGCGTCGTGTTCAATGAGCGCGCCGGCGGCCGCGCTGTCGGCGGGTTCGTTGCCGGCGGCAATTACGTTGCGCAGTCGACCTGCCCCCGCACGCAAGGCCTGCACGGTCGCCTCGGCGCCGAACGTCACCTCGAGGGCGCGAACCCCCTCGCGTTGCCGCAATGCTTCAATCGCCGGAATCAATCGAAAATCGGCCACCCCAAGAAGCATAGCCGCACCGTGGCACTTTGGCACTTTGGCACTTTGGCACCCTGGTACCCTGGCACCTTAGGCACCCTTGGCACCTTAGGCACCCTTGGCACCCTAGGCACCTTAGAGTACGATCCGTAAGCCCATGACGCAGCAAACGCATCGTCCGGCCGAGAAGTTCTGGCCGTACGTCGAGAAGCCGGAAGAGCCGACGGCCGAGGAACTGGCCGCCCTCGATCCCGATCTCCACGCGACGCTGTTTGGCCCCCGCGACCTGCCGTTTTCGGTGACCCTGGTGTTTCCGCCGTTCGAGGGACCGGGTTATGACACCGCCGTGGACAAGGCCAGGGCGTCGGCCGAGTATCGCGAGACCGGCGAGGGCGCCAATCGCCGCCACCGGGCGCGGTTCTTTCCGGGCGATGCGTTGCGCCTGAGGGACCTGTTCGAAATCGTTGGCCCGGTGCCTGGGTGCGAGGTGCTGATCGACGATCGGCTCATTCCGTACTCTCGGGAGCTGTGGCTGCCGATGATTTGGCTCCTTCTGCTCGACTAGGCCAGGGCTGTGGCGTCTCCCAAAAGCGATTTCGAGAAGGAGATGCAGCACCTCGAGGCCGAGATTCGGCGCCTCGAGGCGGAATACAACATGTTCTTCGCCGGCCGGTTGCCGCGGCTGCCGTGGGAGACGCGCACCCGCGTCGAGGCGCTGGTCAAGAAACACGACCGCTCCTTCATCCGCAACACCGCCGACCGGTTCCGCTTCGAGTCGCTGCAGAACAAGTACGCCAAGTTCTGCGAGCTGTGGGAGCGGCAGATCAACCAGATGGAGGGCGGGCGGCCCAAGCGGGGCGGCGGGGCGAAGCCTCCGCCTTCACCGCCACGCACTGTCCCCAAGGCCGAGCAGGCACCGGCGGGTGATCCCGATCGGGTGGTGCGGTTCTCGAGCAGCGGCGCAGACGATGACCGGGTGAAGGAGCTGTTCCAGACGCTCTCGGAGATGAAGCAGGCGGCCGGCGAGGCGGCGGTGCCAATGGACCGGGTGGCCGCGCTCGTCAAGGCGCAGGTCGCGAAGTACGCGGCCGACGGCAGCGAGGTGGCGTTCCGGGTGGGCGTGAAGGACGGAAAAGTGTCGCTGACGGTGAAGCCGGTGCGGACGGGGGAGGACTGACGGTCTTACGGGGAAACGATGCCGGGAGGGAGCCCGGCATCGTTTCGGTCAAGCTATAACTACGCGGCGCGGGTTACGTTGCCGGCCTGGGGACCCTTCGGTCCGTCGACGATTTCGAACTCGACCGGCTGTCCCTCTTCGAGCGAGCGGAAGCCGGCGCCCTGAATCGCCGAGTAGTGCACGAACACATCGGAGCCGCCTTCGCGCTCGATGAAACCGTAACCCTTGGCGTTATTGAACCACTTGACCTTGCCTGTAATACGCATCGTTCTGTTCCTGTCTTGCAGGTGGCTCAGGCCACCGTAGTGATCGACCCTCAGTCCCAACCAAAGGATGAGCTTGAGGGCAACAAAAAAGGCCGCAACTTGCGGCCTTCTGGTCCGCACAAATGGACTGCGGGGATGATACCGGGCCGTTACATTTGGTGTCAATTGGCAAAACGACGTGCCGTGGGATGAGTGTTCGTGTTTTCTTCGACTGGATGGGGTGAGGGTCAATGCGCCGTGCGATTCTGAGTGTTTCTGACAAGGCTGGCCTGGTGCCGTTCGGGCGGGCGCTGGCCGAACGTGGCTTTGAATTGGTGTCGACCGGCGGCACCGCCAAGGCGCTGGCCGACGCGGCCCTGCCGGTGGTCAACGTGAGCGACGTGACGGGCTTTCCCGAGATGATGGACGGCCGCGTCAAGACCCTGCACCCCAAGATCCACGGCGGCATCCTGGCCCGCCGGCACTATCCCGAGGACCTGGCCCTGGCTGCCGAGCACGGCATCGGCATGGTCGACCTGGTGGTGGTGAACCTGT
This genomic interval from Acidobacteriota bacterium contains the following:
- a CDS encoding cold-shock protein, with product MRITGKVKWFNNAKGYGFIEREGGSDVFVHYSAIQGAGFRSLEEGQPVEFEIVDGPKGPQAGNVTRAA
- a CDS encoding MXAN_5187 C-terminal domain-containing protein, which encodes MASPKSDFEKEMQHLEAEIRRLEAEYNMFFAGRLPRLPWETRTRVEALVKKHDRSFIRNTADRFRFESLQNKYAKFCELWERQINQMEGGRPKRGGGAKPPPSPPRTVPKAEQAPAGDPDRVVRFSSSGADDDRVKELFQTLSEMKQAAGEAAVPMDRVAALVKAQVAKYAADGSEVAFRVGVKDGKVSLTVKPVRTGED